One region of Culex pipiens pallens isolate TS chromosome 2, TS_CPP_V2, whole genome shotgun sequence genomic DNA includes:
- the LOC120431576 gene encoding protein rigor mortis, which translates to MEDGSVQQAGAQLSGADMDGFVVPSGYSWYRQNAFLCTPDNGLLYHSRYDVNYVSPLEVDQMPRVQIMNVRAVVKSLACSQDWTERREFATLDDQNNLLVWDLDVGLPVKGHKGHVYKAHGGGPRYSDEVNSAICFTRTQKVLSAEHSLLIVYCLATDTYKIYAELFRDTVVLLSPCPDDRNVFAAGLRRGLIVLFSLKDMTVLYNMRGHDREVVSIDWMQVPVQPEDTRANWRREERPKKEARKKKVETGAAAAAVDNADIFDIYEYNENQEEFGTIVDKQTSSFDKKDRFFDKVHTTEGFNFLEECQNLKKDIIKAKEEQDLEGEDEGADAEEGEKQAATNTDDENELDEAEKLRDYIIVDGDGEEEQDAEAKKEAVMRTILVSGSRENVIYFWDYKTGLQIDRIVLHSSGANKRMTPGIFITPVFANPWKIVANTNVGHVFEWTVSFSFRDTQVRMKTKQNSVRYPVDMAVCLQRARAPIAAFDPKCGYVWCQTTLRKILGLCVTGQPAIVVDYTCMTTGHECVVESPLESTILAVGCTDKKLVTVNLATLAFNDVNCVPYMNKVGSSVTALDWHPEKENLIAFGTLEGRIGLLDTGSSNNVPIMLNPFQTTKVYSLKWCQLSDGENESTMILMATGQAKSAFYKMTGAGKYDPIEVRQFGMVSCVSASDRYLFVGTNGGVVYVADLSKDFTKLFQRNISSRYISSLQFKDGVLAVSSNDSHIRLIDFSNGIDDKVEDNVRLLEGHSSGVCNVRWGHGDSKLLVSASFDNTVRVWDTTAASCLAVYHSVESVFCAIFSPIHENIVIFVGKGTTLAFVDYTKHPPQPDGGKKNKLAIKWAIAEERNDKRAIREKKRAGKPLSDLEKSIGSMRISDKAGSATPPQSNGHAEPQPELVTPSDVSAPVVTTKQVVQLADRMEQVKFQEIEPRVETLKANMTSLFHLSQREINRPADVLACIGKLVNYEEPNEDYPEEEEEVEEAAPKPAEEKQPQTNERRYHLEKLFTAEKDLRELIDEETKYHHVTHTASIGTILLPQVGFRLKEQIIERIASKTLTDQLLALAPSISYEFWRKCSEAYAYQLLEKKYPLAAIPYFLASHKITEAIENLCQHKYYREAWVICKLRKAADDPVREKVCTEWAQYLETTGNLEGAALVWTAAKQYKNAVAVLSKRKDITEDIKRAIGVLNDKMQQLAVA; encoded by the exons ATGGAGGACGGTTCGGTGCAGCAAGCCGGCGCGCAGTTGAGCGGGGCCGACATGGACGGGTTCGTGGTTCCGAGCGGATACAGCTGGTACCGGCAGAACGCGTTCTTGTGTACGCCGGACAATGGCCTGCTGTATCACTCCCGGTACGATGTCAACTACGTCAGCCCGCTCGAGGTGGACCAGATGCCGCGGGTGCAGATCATGAACGTGCGGGCAGT GGTGAAGTCGCTGGCCTGCTCCCAGGACTGGACCGAGCGGCGCGAGTTTGCCACGCTCGACGATCAGAACAACCTGCTGGTGTGGGACCTGGACGTGGGCCTTCCCGTCAAGGGCCACAAGGGCCACGTGTACAAGGCGCACGGAGGGGGGCCCCGCTACAGCGACGAGGTAAACTCGGCCATTTGCTTCACCCGCACGCAGAAGGTCCTGTCGGCGGAGCACTCGCTACTGATCGTGTACTGCCTGGCGACGGACACGTACAAGATCTACGCGGAGCTGTTCCGGGATACGGTGGTGCTGCTGTCGCCCTGTCCGGACGATCGGAACGTGTTTGCGGCGGGGTTACGCCGCGGGCTGATCGTGCTGTTTTCGCTCAAGGACATGACCGTGCTGTACAATATGCGAGGCCACGACCGGGAGGTGGTGTCGATCGATTGGATGCAGGTCCCGGTGCAGCCGGAGGACACGCGTGCCAACTGGCGGCGCGAGGAACGTCCCAAGAAGGAGGCTCGCAAGAAGAAGGTGGAGACGggagcggcggcggcggcggtggacaATGCGGACATATTCGATATCTATGAGTACAATGAAAACCAGGAGGAGTTTGGGACGATCGTTGACAAGCAAACGTCGAGCTTTGACAAGAAGGATCGCTTCTTCGACAAGGTTCACACGACGGAAGGGTTCAACTTTCTTGAGGAGTGTCAGAATTTGAAGAAGGACATTATCAAAGCGAAGGAGGAGCAGGATTTGGAAGGGGAGGATGAAGGTGCGGATGCGGAAGAGGGTGAGAAACAGGCGGCGACGAACACCGACGACGAGAACGAGCTGGACGAGGCGGAAAAGCTGCGCGATTACATCATTGTCGATGGTGATGGCGAAGAGGAGCAGGACGCGGAAGCGAAGAAGGAGGCCGTCATGCGTACGATCTTAGTGAGCGGAAGTCGCGAGAATGTCATATATTTCTGGGACTACAAGACCGGCCTTCAGATCGACCGAATCGTCCTGCATAGCAGCGGCGCCAACAAGCGGATGACGCCAGGAATTTTCATAACGCCGGTCTTCGCCAACCCGTGGAAGATTGTGGCCAACACGAACGTGGGTCACGTGTTCGAGTGGACGGTTTCGTTTTCGTTCCGGGACACGCAGGTGCGCATGAAGACGAAGCAGAACTCGGTGCGCTATCCGGTCGATATGGCCGTCTGTCTGCAGCGGGCACGGGCGCCCATCGCGGCCTTCGATCCCAAGTGTGGCTACGTGTGGTGCCAGACGACGCTCCGCAAAATCCTCGGATTGTGCGTAACCGGTCAGCCAGCTATCGTAGTGGATTACACCTGTATGACCACCGGGCACGAGTGCGTCGTGGAGAGTCCGCTCGAATCGACAAT ATTGGCGGTGGGCTGCACGGACAAAAAGCTGGTCACGGTCAATCTGGCCACGCTGGCGTTCAACGATGTCAACTGCGTGCCGTACATGAACAAGGTCGGCAGCTCGGTGACCGCCCTGGACTGGCATCCGGAAAAGGAGAACCTGATTGCGTTCGGCACGCTCGAGGGCCGTATCGGGCTGCTGGACACGGGCAGCTCGAACAACGTTCCGATCATGCTGAATCCGTTCCAGACGACCAAGGTGTACTCGCTCAAGTGGTGCCAATTGTCGGACGGGGAAAACGAGAGCACCATGATACTGATGGCGACTGGCCAGGCCAAGAGTGCCTTCTACAAGATGACCGGGGCCGGAAAGTACGATCCGATCGAGGTTCGCCAGTTTGGGATGGTGTCGTGCGTTTCGGCCTCCGATCGATATCTCTTCGTGGGAACAAACGGTGGGGTCGTCTATGTGGCCGACCTGTCCAAGGATTTCACCAAGCTCTTCCAGCGGAATATTTCCAGTCGGTATATTTCGTCGTTGCAGTTCAAAGACGGCGTTCTTGCAGTTTCTTCTAACGATAGTCACATCCGGCTGATCGACTTTAGCAACGGAATCGACG ACAAAGTCGAAGACAACGTCCGGCTGCTGGAGGGCCACTCGTCCGGCGTCTGCAATGTCCGGTGGGGCCACGGCGACAGCAAGCTGCTGGTGTCCGCCAGTTTCGACAACACCGTGCGCGTCTGGGACACAACGGCGGCCAGCTGTCTGGCCGTGTACCACAGCGTCGAGTCGGTATTTTGTGCCATCTTTTCGCCGATCCACGAGAACATTGTGATCTTCGTCGGCAAGGGCACGACCCTGGCGTTCGTGGACTACACCAAACATCCGCCCCAGCCGGATGGGGGGAAGA AGAACAAACTTGCCATTAAGTGGGCCATTGCCGAGGAACGCAACGACAAGAGAGCCATCCGGGAAAAGAAACGCGCCGGCAAACCACTCAGCGACCTGGAGAAGTCCATCGGTTCGATGCGAATTTCCGACAAGGCTGGCTCGGCGACTCCACCGCAAAGCAACGGCCATGCTGAACCCCAACCAGAACTGGTGACGCCTTCCGACGTGTCAGCGCCCGTAGTGACCACCAAGCAGGTGGTCCAACTGGCCGATCGAATGGAGCAGGTCAAGTTCCAGGAGATCGAACCCCGGGTGGAAACGCTCAAGGCGAACATGACGTCGCTGTTCCACTTGTCGCAACGCGAAATCAACCGACCCGCGGACGTTCTGGCGTGCATTGGCAAGCTGGTGAACTACGAGGAACCAAACGAGGATTATCccgaagaggaagaagaagttGAAGAAGCGGCGCCGAAACCCGCAGAGGAGAAGCAACCGCAGACGAACGAACGGCGATACCACCTCGAGAAGCTGTTTACGGCCGAGAAAGACCTGCGCGAGTTGATCGACGAGGAGA CAAAGTATCACCACGTGACGCACACGGCCTCCATCGGGACGATTCTGTTGCCCCAGGTGGGCTTCCGGCTAAAGGAGCAAATCATCGAGAGGATCGCTTCAAAAACGCTGACCGATCAGCTGTTGGCGCTGGCGCCATCGATTTCTTACGA ATTTTGGCGAAAGTGTAGCGAAGCGTACGCGTACCAGCTTCTGGAGAAGAAGTACCCGCTGGCTGCGATACCGTACTTCTTGGCGAGTCACAAG